The Hypanus sabinus isolate sHypSab1 chromosome 5, sHypSab1.hap1, whole genome shotgun sequence genome has a segment encoding these proteins:
- the LOC132393811 gene encoding uncharacterized protein LOC132393811: protein MAKISTELQVLQREREEEAAMVEAKYIEEAEGSRDLTAVRSTLERTRLERTSDYVQSQIDRQARLPSPYVFDNFPSYEEPQRVTIASHPYEEGNLPSRLRDEVKNERTDNAPSPPQQDGGEGEVHSRTTIVSSNCTEVCGQTQSSRSCSEICLTEVYPKEAQQDITKRKVTDETLGQSVFVQTEHGNKLAQSAQDTISLKPKDTKVFRDEANNGVAPLPIREPRQRSPGNKEQAVKRFTSLRKTQKRKPEMQQRTRLAHEVLCTLMAEVTAIINAQSFLPVSSDPENPFILSPSTLLTQKAGAPPPPGDFSDKNLYTKQWRQVQALANQFWSRWRQKYLPSLQQRRKWTEPRRNLQVGDLVLLRDKQITRNSWPMARITATFPNEDGHVRKIELKTTDQGDVKIYQGPVTEVILLLPND, encoded by the coding sequence atggcaaaaatatcgacagagttgcaagtgctgcagcgagaaagagaagaagaagctgccatggtggaagcaaagtacatagaagaagctgaagggtcgcgtgatctgaccgcagtaagatctactttagaaaggaccagactggaacgcacaagcgactatgtacaatctcaaatagacaggcaggctcgtctcccctctccatacgtattcgataacttccccagctacgaggaacctcagagagtcacgattgcatcacatccatacgaggaaggaaatttaccctcacggctccgtgatgaagtcaagaatgaaagaaccgacaacgctccttcacccccacaacaggacggcggggagggagaggttcactccaggacaacaattgtcagctcgaactgtacagaagtttgcggtcaaactcagtcaagccgttcttgttccgagatctgcctcactgaggtgtaccctaaagaagcacaacaagacattaccaagcgtaaagtaaccgacgagacgctaggtcagtcagttttcgttcaaaccgagcacggaaacaaacttgcacaatcagctcaagataccatttctttaaaacccaaagacaccaaggtcttcagagatgaagcaaataatggggttgccccattgcctatcagagaaccacgccagcgctcaccaggtaacaaagagcaggcagtcaaacggttcacatccttacggaaaacccagaaaaggaaacctgagatgcagcaacgcacccgattggcccacgaggtactgtgcaccctaatggcagaggtcacagccattataaacgcacaatcattcctacctgtgtcttctgacccagaaaacccctttatactttcgccatcaacgctccttacgcagaaggcaggagcacctcctccaccaggagacttctcagacaagaatttgtacacaaagcaatggagacaagtccaggctctggcaaatcagttctggtcccgctggagacagaaatatctaccctcgttgcaacagagacgaaagtggacagaaccccgcaggaatcttcaagttggagacttagtcctgctcagggacaagcagatcacccgcaacagctggccaatggccagaatcactgctacattccctaacgaggatggacatgtcaggaagatcgaattgaagactaccgaccaaggcgatgtgaaaatttaccaagggccagttacagaagttattctacttctacccaatgactga